The Pecten maximus unplaced genomic scaffold, xPecMax1.1, whole genome shotgun sequence genome segment TGTCTAAAGTGCAACCCAAGTCTAAACTTAGATGCTTAAACACATAAACCAGAGAATCAAGCAGTATCCAAGgtgaaattctttttattttgactCCTGAATTTTAAACACCCTGACCTTAcattaatgattatatatttttttatatattatatacatattatatttgaACTACTGTAGGCTGGCCACCATctaacaaatgaaaataacgTATTTGAACAGACAGGGTTTTCTTTCACTGTTTTTGGAAAGGGCCTTTTTGACTAATTTGGGAAGAAAATCGGTGAATATTTTTCCATgtgtaaactgcaaattttgggaatttgaattggcttaaatatgaaatgatttcaattgCGAATAGGGCCCATTAACGACCcaaaaaagcccccagaaaaagccctgacaAATGTTATTATTCTAATTATAAAGCTAAATTTGTGAAAAGTATAAATTGAAGTGTTATATCTAGTTGGAGTTTGAACTTCTAGACTCTAGATCTGTTTGTGTAACTTTCGTTTCCCCATGTGGGCTGAAATTTGTCattaaaagaaattgaattgaTTCATACCTAATCTTTTCATTAATAGCAAAGTACTACTTTcctgtttttaatttaaaaaaatttcttttgttttcagattaaatGTGATGAAATGAAAAAACCCTTTTATGACGTAGTTTGAATGTTGTTTTGTTAATGAATGACACCATGACACTGGGACAAAGGAAACGTGTACCAAGTTATGCAGAAGTGGTGGCGACGCCCCCTCGCAAATCAACAGATTTACCTGAATCTTCAGGGGCCAGTAATAGTAAGGTCAAGGTCGTGGTAAGAATCCGACCAGAGAATGCAGCAGAAGGGGGAAGTAATTCCCGTGTAGTGGTTAAGGCTatgaatgaaaatgtattaGTATTTGACCCAAAAGAACAATCGTCGCCTGGATATGGCTACCGGAACCGACATCGTCGGAGAGATATCCGAAAGAAGCAGTGTAAGGATTTGAAATTTGCCTTTGACCATGTTTTTGACCAGAATTCGGCAAATCACAATGTGTACGAAGAATCAACCAAACAAATTCTGGATGGGCTGTTGGAAGGCTACAACTGTTCAGGTAAACagcttatgtttttttttattattttattttatctctATTAAATCTGCAAAAAAGGGAACAATTAATAATTGTTCCCTCATCGGATCTAGAGTATACGAGGCAAAATGAGCATCAATGACACTTAGAAAAAGGGCAGTACTACAGgaaaaggggcggggcgcatTTCTAACTTTGAATTAGGGGCAGGGCGCCGCGC includes the following:
- the LOC117320223 gene encoding kinesin-like protein KIF18A, which encodes MNDTMTLGQRKRVPSYAEVVATPPRKSTDLPESSGASNSKVKVVVRIRPENAAEGGSNSRVVVKAMNENVLVFDPKEQSSPGYGYRNRHRRRDIRKKQCKDLKFAFDHVFDQNSANHNVYEESTKQILDGLLEGYNCSVFAYGATGAGKTHTMLGNPQQPGVIYLTMMDLYTRIAAIQDEKICDVAVSYLE